In Streptomyces sp. NBC_00091, the following proteins share a genomic window:
- a CDS encoding response regulator transcription factor, producing the protein MASVLVVEDDQFVRSALIRHLTEASHTVRSVGTALEALREVAHHRFDVVILDLGLPDLDGSEALKMLRGITDVPVIIATARDDEAEIVRLLNDGADDYLTKPFSVEHLSARMAAVLRRARAAAGAEPPSRVLRVGGLAIDPLRRQAELDGSVLDLTRREFDLLTFLAGRPGVVVARRELLAEVWQQSYGDDQTIDVHLSWLRRKLGETAARPRYLHTLRGVGVKLEPPQ; encoded by the coding sequence ATGGCAAGTGTGCTCGTGGTCGAGGACGACCAGTTCGTACGTTCCGCCCTCATCCGGCACCTGACCGAGGCCTCCCACACCGTGCGGAGCGTCGGCACGGCCCTGGAGGCCCTGCGCGAAGTCGCCCACCACCGCTTCGACGTGGTCATCCTCGACCTCGGGCTGCCCGACCTCGACGGGTCCGAGGCCCTGAAGATGCTGCGCGGCATCACCGACGTACCGGTCATCATCGCCACCGCGCGCGACGACGAGGCCGAGATCGTCCGGCTGCTCAACGACGGCGCCGACGACTACCTGACCAAACCCTTCTCCGTCGAGCACCTCTCCGCCCGGATGGCCGCCGTCCTGCGCCGCGCCCGCGCCGCCGCCGGGGCCGAACCGCCCTCGCGCGTGCTGCGCGTCGGCGGGCTGGCCATCGACCCGCTGCGCCGCCAGGCCGAGCTCGACGGCTCCGTGCTCGACCTCACCCGGCGGGAGTTCGACCTGCTGACCTTCCTCGCCGGACGGCCCGGGGTGGTCGTGGCCCGGCGCGAGCTGCTCGCCGAGGTCTGGCAGCAGTCGTACGGGGACGACCAGACCATCGACGTGCACCTGTCCTGGCTGCGCCGCAAACTCGGCGAGACCGCCGCCCGCCCCCGCTACCTGCACACGCTGCGGGGCGTGGGCGTCAAGCTCGAGCCACCGCAGTGA
- a CDS encoding DUF3303 family protein, whose amino-acid sequence MRVMLRAHMDTAATNEGIMTGGLPQAVKKLIDKVKPEAAYFGLHEGVRSCWIVFDLQDSAQMPALTWDLFHDFNAEIEVGPVMTAEDLGKALGALKSS is encoded by the coding sequence ATGAGAGTCATGCTCAGGGCCCACATGGACACGGCCGCCACCAACGAGGGCATCATGACGGGCGGCCTGCCCCAGGCGGTCAAGAAGCTGATCGACAAGGTCAAGCCGGAGGCGGCCTACTTCGGTCTCCACGAGGGCGTGCGCTCCTGCTGGATCGTCTTCGACCTCCAGGACAGCGCGCAGATGCCGGCGTTGACCTGGGACCTGTTCCACGATTTCAACGCCGAGATCGAGGTCGGTCCGGTCATGACGGCGGAAGACCTGGGGAAGGCGCTGGGGGCGTTGAAGTCCTCGTGA
- a CDS encoding spermidine synthase: MGGGLAELAPDRERSRAWTLLIDGAPQSHVDLDDPGYLDFAYQRRIGHLIDLIAPARQPLNVVHLGGGAFTLARYTAAARPRSTQQVVEIDGALVAFVREHLPLDPQARIRVRAVDARAGLAKVPDGWADLVIADVFSGARTPAHLTSAEFLDDVRRALAPTGWYVANLADGPPLAHLRGQIATAASRFAELALAADPVVWRGKRFGNAVLVAADRELPLAEFTRRVASDPHPGRVEHGRALADFTGGAAPVADASAVASPQPPPSVFR, from the coding sequence GCGGCGGGCTCGCCGAGCTGGCCCCGGACCGGGAGCGTTCCCGGGCCTGGACCCTGCTGATCGACGGGGCCCCGCAGTCCCATGTGGACCTCGACGACCCCGGGTACCTGGACTTCGCGTACCAGCGCCGGATCGGCCACCTGATCGACCTGATCGCGCCTGCCCGGCAGCCCCTGAACGTGGTGCACCTGGGCGGCGGCGCCTTCACCCTGGCCCGCTACACGGCCGCCGCGCGCCCCCGCTCCACGCAGCAGGTGGTGGAGATCGACGGGGCCCTGGTGGCCTTCGTACGGGAACACCTGCCGCTGGACCCCCAGGCGCGGATCCGCGTACGGGCCGTGGACGCGCGGGCGGGGCTGGCGAAGGTGCCGGACGGCTGGGCGGACCTGGTCATCGCGGACGTGTTCAGCGGGGCGCGCACCCCGGCCCACCTGACCAGCGCGGAGTTCCTGGACGACGTACGCCGGGCCCTGGCGCCCACCGGGTGGTACGTGGCCAACCTCGCGGACGGCCCGCCGCTGGCGCACCTGCGGGGTCAGATCGCCACCGCGGCCTCGCGGTTCGCGGAGCTGGCGCTGGCGGCGGACCCGGTGGTCTGGCGGGGGAAACGTTTCGGCAATGCGGTGCTCGTGGCCGCCGACCGGGAGCTTCCCCTGGCGGAGTTCACCCGCCGCGTGGCGAGCGACCCGCACCCCGGCCGGGTCGAGCACGGCCGCGCCCTGGCGGACTTCACCGGCGGCGCCGCTCCGGTCGCGGACGCCTCGGCGGTGGCCTCCCCGCAGCCGCCGCCCTCGGTGTTCCGCTAG
- a CDS encoding MFS transporter: protein MSRPTAGSAPAGFRGVFALGGRALPVHAFLARLPAALCPIGTLLLINDRDGIGDAGAVAAALWLGQALGGPVIGRLADRRGHRPVLLVACAANAAVLFALVAAVLGGLPLSARMGVAVAAGLTVPQVGPLARARWARLAGEDKALLGSALSFDTTLDEVGFMVGPALAGILAVTVHPASALVLAAVLILVSGSLFALHPTAPGPVAAVGARADVRLWSPGLALLFAMAVLQGAAWSGANTGVNALARSLGEGGAAGLVWAAMAVTSSVAGFVTVARPGTAGLPVRLRWTIGLQAVLTLPLLAVSGLWGAAAAVAGIGLAVAPHLIALFGLAERAGPAERMGEAMTVLGSGLIVGQALAAAAAGPLAAAYGYRAAFAVSCAAAAASAVLALATAGRVRFGPTAAVAAAVTRTSTPPAPSPGLPPS, encoded by the coding sequence ATGTCCCGTCCCACAGCCGGATCCGCTCCGGCCGGCTTCCGCGGGGTGTTCGCCCTCGGCGGCCGCGCCCTGCCCGTCCACGCGTTCCTCGCCCGGCTGCCCGCCGCGCTCTGCCCCATCGGAACGCTCCTGCTCATCAACGACCGCGACGGCATCGGCGACGCCGGCGCCGTCGCGGCGGCGCTCTGGCTGGGCCAGGCCCTCGGCGGCCCGGTCATCGGGCGGCTCGCCGACCGGCGCGGCCACCGCCCGGTGCTGCTCGTCGCCTGCGCCGCCAACGCCGCCGTGCTGTTCGCCCTGGTCGCCGCCGTGCTGGGCGGGCTGCCCCTGTCCGCCCGGATGGGCGTGGCCGTCGCCGCCGGGCTGACCGTCCCGCAGGTCGGCCCGCTGGCGCGGGCCCGCTGGGCGCGGCTGGCCGGGGAGGACAAGGCCCTGCTGGGCTCCGCGCTGTCCTTCGACACCACCCTGGACGAGGTCGGGTTCATGGTGGGGCCCGCGCTGGCCGGGATCCTCGCGGTGACCGTGCACCCCGCCTCGGCGCTGGTCCTGGCGGCAGTCCTGATCCTGGTGTCCGGGAGCCTGTTCGCCCTCCACCCGACGGCGCCCGGGCCGGTCGCAGCCGTGGGCGCGCGGGCCGACGTACGACTGTGGTCGCCGGGGCTGGCCCTGCTGTTCGCGATGGCCGTGCTCCAGGGGGCCGCGTGGAGCGGGGCCAACACCGGGGTCAACGCCCTCGCGCGCTCGCTGGGCGAGGGCGGCGCGGCCGGGCTGGTGTGGGCGGCCATGGCGGTGACCAGCTCGGTCGCCGGCTTCGTGACGGTGGCCCGGCCCGGGACCGCCGGCCTGCCGGTGCGGCTGCGGTGGACGATCGGGCTCCAGGCGGTGCTCACCCTGCCCCTGCTGGCCGTGTCGGGGCTGTGGGGCGCGGCGGCGGCCGTCGCCGGGATCGGGCTGGCCGTGGCCCCGCACCTCATCGCCCTGTTCGGGCTGGCCGAGCGGGCCGGGCCGGCGGAGCGGATGGGCGAGGCCATGACCGTGCTGGGCAGCGGCCTGATCGTCGGTCAGGCCCTCGCCGCCGCGGCGGCCGGGCCGCTGGCCGCCGCGTACGGGTACCGGGCCGCGTTCGCCGTGTCGTGCGCGGCGGCCGCCGCCTCGGCCGTGCTGGCGCTGGCCACCGCGGGGCGGGTCCGGTTCGGGCCCACCGCCGCCGTCGCGGCCGCGGTCACGAGGACTTCAACGCCCCCAGCGCCTTCCCCAGGTCTTCCGCCGTCATGA
- a CDS encoding disulfide bond formation protein B, with the protein MNSLLPEAPLEGGPLSRVHYWFACFFAAGWTLVVCGGLFYQFGLWEYPCPLCVVQRMFMLLAAIGAGYIIRTALTVGVVTGRDYMTGWGMALVAVVCGSFTAWRQTMLHILPGDKGYGSEAFGLHLYVWAWILFTASVVAIGVVLALAHTTAGRNVPTAAPGPYRTAGMLVLAFLGLVIAVNLVAVFLEEGFHWFLPDDPSRYQFFYDVGILD; encoded by the coding sequence ATGAACAGCCTCCTGCCGGAGGCCCCGCTGGAGGGCGGCCCGCTGAGCCGGGTCCACTACTGGTTCGCGTGCTTCTTCGCCGCCGGCTGGACGCTGGTCGTCTGCGGCGGCCTCTTCTACCAGTTCGGGCTGTGGGAGTACCCCTGCCCGCTCTGCGTCGTGCAGCGGATGTTCATGCTGCTGGCGGCGATCGGCGCCGGGTACATCATCCGCACCGCGCTCACGGTCGGCGTGGTGACGGGCCGGGACTACATGACGGGCTGGGGGATGGCCCTGGTCGCGGTGGTGTGCGGCTCCTTCACCGCGTGGCGGCAGACGATGCTGCACATCCTCCCCGGGGACAAGGGCTACGGCAGCGAGGCCTTCGGCCTGCACCTGTACGTGTGGGCGTGGATCCTCTTCACGGCCTCGGTCGTCGCGATCGGCGTCGTCCTCGCCCTCGCCCACACGACGGCCGGCCGGAACGTCCCGACCGCCGCACCCGGCCCGTACCGGACGGCGGGGATGCTGGTGCTGGCCTTCCTGGGGCTGGTCATCGCCGTCAACCTGGTGGCGGTCTTCCTGGAGGAGGGCTTCCACTGGTTCCTGCCGGACGACCCCTCGCGCTACCAGTTCTTCTACGACGTCGGGATCCTGGACTGA
- a CDS encoding HAMP domain-containing sensor histidine kinase, whose product MRWALVKVCLAVTTMVVLAFAVPLGMVVQEMASDRAFSNAERQAATMGPTLSITTDPMQLRKAVESTEMGAAGRMAVHVPAIGGAAAVDIGDGRAGAHAVAETRSLGRATTAHVPGGGSALLQPVALGSGDIAVIEIYVPESEVSNGVATAWLVLGGVGLALVVGSVAVADRLGARLVRPAERLADAAHQLGEGRLGARVPEDGPKELRSAAVAFNSMADQVVELLANERELAADLSHRLRTPLTVLRLNAASLGDGPAAEHTRAAVEQLEREVDTIIRTAREQRAPANTATAGCDASEVIRDRMAFWSALAEDEGREVRLAGVDRTVRIPVARPELAAALDAMLGNVFRHTPEATPFAVDVHDAGDAVIVLVSDAGPGIADPDAALRRGNDGGRDGSTGLGLDIVRRVAESTGGDVRLGRSVLGGTEVRVWIALDGRTRGGERGARNRRGRRKRRGD is encoded by the coding sequence GTGAGATGGGCGCTGGTCAAGGTGTGCCTCGCGGTCACGACCATGGTGGTCCTGGCCTTCGCGGTGCCCCTGGGGATGGTGGTGCAGGAGATGGCCAGCGACCGGGCCTTCTCCAACGCCGAGCGGCAGGCCGCCACCATGGGGCCGACCCTGTCCATCACCACCGACCCGATGCAGCTGCGCAAGGCCGTGGAGTCCACCGAGATGGGCGCCGCCGGGCGGATGGCCGTCCACGTGCCCGCCATCGGCGGGGCCGCCGCCGTGGACATCGGCGACGGCCGGGCCGGCGCGCACGCGGTGGCCGAGACCCGTTCCCTCGGCCGGGCGACGACCGCCCACGTCCCCGGCGGGGGCTCGGCGCTGCTCCAGCCCGTCGCCCTCGGCTCCGGGGACATCGCGGTGATCGAGATCTACGTACCGGAGAGCGAGGTCAGCAACGGCGTCGCCACCGCCTGGCTGGTCCTCGGCGGGGTCGGGCTCGCGCTCGTCGTCGGCTCGGTGGCCGTCGCCGACCGGCTCGGCGCCCGTCTGGTGCGCCCGGCCGAACGGCTCGCGGACGCCGCGCACCAGCTGGGGGAGGGGCGGCTCGGGGCGCGGGTGCCGGAGGACGGCCCCAAGGAACTCCGCTCGGCGGCCGTCGCGTTCAACTCCATGGCCGACCAGGTCGTGGAACTCCTCGCCAACGAGCGGGAGCTGGCCGCCGACCTCTCGCACCGGCTGCGCACGCCCCTGACCGTGCTGCGGCTCAACGCGGCCTCCCTCGGGGACGGCCCGGCCGCCGAGCACACCCGGGCGGCGGTGGAGCAGCTGGAACGGGAGGTCGACACGATCATCCGTACCGCCCGCGAACAGCGCGCGCCCGCCAACACCGCCACCGCCGGCTGCGACGCCTCCGAGGTGATCCGCGACCGGATGGCCTTCTGGTCGGCGCTGGCGGAGGACGAGGGCCGCGAGGTCCGGCTCGCGGGCGTGGACCGTACCGTACGCATCCCCGTGGCCCGCCCCGAGCTGGCGGCCGCCCTCGACGCCATGCTCGGCAACGTCTTCCGGCACACCCCGGAGGCCACCCCCTTCGCGGTGGACGTGCACGACGCGGGCGACGCCGTCATCGTCCTCGTCTCGGACGCGGGCCCCGGCATCGCCGACCCGGACGCCGCCCTGCGGCGCGGCAACGACGGCGGCCGGGACGGCTCGACGGGGCTCGGCCTGGACATCGTGCGGCGGGTCGCCGAGTCCACGGGCGGCGACGTACGGCTGGGGCGCTCGGTGCTCGGGGGGACCGAGGTACGGGTGTGGATCGCCCTGGACGGCCGGACCCGGGGCGGTGAGCGCGGGGCGCGCAACCGGCGCGGCCGGCGCAAGCGGCGCGGCGACTGA
- a CDS encoding DUF5993 family protein, whose amino-acid sequence MDTLIFGGLLATLVTMHRDTSRTVVLGAWWVMLIAVLLLMAHHITSSLALDLSY is encoded by the coding sequence ATGGACACCCTCATCTTCGGCGGGCTCCTCGCCACCCTCGTCACCATGCACCGGGACACCTCCCGGACCGTGGTGCTCGGGGCCTGGTGGGTCATGCTGATCGCCGTGCTCCTGCTGATGGCGCACCACATCACCAGCAGCCTCGCCCTCGACCTGAGCTACTGA